The Catenulispora sp. MAP5-51 DNA segment GTCGGCGACACGCTCACCTTCACCGCCGACGACGCGCCGGCGGACAGCCCGGTGCCCGACCCCTCCGGAACCTCCGACGGCACGCCGCAGCTCAGCCTGCGCATCACCGGGGTGGTCGCCGCCATCCCCGGTCAACCCGCCGGTCCCGCCGCGATGCTCGACCTGGCCACGCTCGCCGACCAGCTTCCCACCCTCGGCCTGGACCCGCCGACCGATGCGACCTGGCTGCTCAAGACCGCGCCGGGCAGCGACGCAGAGGTCGAACAAGCCTTCGCCGCGCGTCCGGCTCTCGGTGCGCCGGTGCTGAGCGGCGCGGCACGTGCTGCTGGGCGTGACGACGTCTTCCGCGCGGGCTCCTCCGGGCTGTTCACCGCGTGCATCGTCCTGGCGCCGCTGTTCGCGCTGCTGGGCTTCGCGATGGACACCGTCATCTCGATCCGCGAGCGCTCCCGGGGCTTCGCCGCGCTGCGGGCCTTCGGGGCGCGTCCGCGCGAGCTGGCCTCGGCGCTGCTGATCGAGCAGGGGGTGGTGGCCGTGGTGGCGCTGCTGGCGGGCACCGTCATCGGCGCCGGGGTCGCGGCGATCACCGAACCGCTGCTCGCCACGTCCTCCGACGGCTCGGCGGCGCACCCGGCCATGGCGGTCCTGATCCCCTGGCTGCGCGCCGCGGGCCTGGGACTGGCCACCGTCGCGGCGGTGGTGGCGGTGCTGTCGGCCATCGCCCGCGCGGCCGCCGCACTCGACCTGGCCCGCGTGCTCCGGGCGGGGGAGGACATATGAGAGTCCGCGCGGCACGCCGCGAACTGCGCGCCGACAGTGCACTGCTCGGCTGCCTGGCCGCCGTCATCACGCTCAGCACCCTGATAGTCAGCGCCGGTCCCGCCCTCGTCGCACGCCTGGATGACAAAGCCCTGCGACAGAACGTCACGACCGCGGCCGAGCGGGGACGCGGCGTCACGGTGACGCTGAGCACGGTCGGCCTGGACCCGAGCGCGGGCTTCGCCGCCTTCGTCGGCCAACTCCTCGCCCCGCTGCCGACCTGGGCCCGCCCGATGCTCGGCACCCCGGCCATCGACCTGGCCACGCCCTTCACCGACGCCACGGCGCCCGGCATCACGACGACCGGCGGAGTCCCACCCGAGATGCGGGTGGAGTACGCGGACCCGGTACCGGGCGGCCTGCGCTATGTGGAGGGCAGCGCGCCGCCGGACGGGCCCCTGGCGGCCGGTGTTCCGGCGCCGATCGCCGCCTCGGCCGCGACCCGGGACGCGCTGCATCTGACGCTCGGGCAGGTGATCACGCTCGGGCAGAGTGGCTCCACGGCCGGTGCCGACAGCGGCGCTGCTTCGGTAACTTCGACCGGTGCCACGACCGGCGCCTCGACCGCCGGCACCCCGCTGCCCCCCAAGCCCGCCACCGCCCGCGCCCGCATCGTCGGCTTCTTCGAGCCCCTCGACACCACCTCCGCGGCCACCACCACCTTCTGGTACACCCACCCCTGGCTCCGCGCTCCCGTCTCCGGCCAGGGCCCCGCCGTCAACGGATTCAGCCCCCTGATCCAGCGCGCCACCGTCCTGACCAGCGTTCCGGGGCTGGCCTCCGTGCTGCCGGCGCTCGTCGCCGCGGGGCCGGTGACCAGCACCATCGCCTTTCCGCTCGACCCCGTCGCGCTCACCGCCGACCGCGCCGCCGCGTTGTCCTCGCAGCTCGGGCGGATGACCGATCCCGCGTTCGAGGATCCGTGCGCGCCGGCGCCTCGGGGGTTGCCGCGGCAGTGCGGGCCGTTCACCGTCACGCGCAGCGGCCTGGTCGTCGCCGCCGACATCAAGCCCACGCTGGACCGCTTCGTCGCGGCGCGCGCCGAGGTGTGGGTCGTGGACTCGTTCTCGCTGGCGAGTCTGGCGACCGTCGCGCTCATCACGCTGTTCAGCGCCGCGCGGTTGGCGGTCGGGCGGCGCGAGCGCGATCTCGCGCTGCATCGGGCGCGCGGGGCGACCGTCAGGGATCTGATGACGGTGCGCGCCGTGCACGGTGCCGTGGTGACCGTTCCGGCGGCGCTCGTGGGCTGGCTCGCCGCACGCCTGGTGCTCCTCATCGGCCGCCATCCCGTGCAGAGCAAAGGCCCCGGCGCCGCCTGGCTGCTCGCCGCCATCGTCATCGCAGGCCTCGTACTTCTGCCCGCGCTCACGTGGGCCCGCAGCCGTCCACGCCCGGCTTTCGTCGACCGCGCCGTGGCCCGGCGCCGGCGCCTGGCGTTTGAAGGCGGCCTCGGGATCCTCGCCGTCGCGGCGGTCCTCTCCCTGCACAGCCGCGGCATCGACGGCCTGCGCACGGCCGGTGTGGACCCGCAGATCAGCCTGGTCCCGGCGCTGCTCGGCGCGGTCGGCGCCGTCCTGCTGCTCCGCGTCCATCCGGTCCTGCTCGGGGCCTGCCTGCGCTGGGCACGCCGCCGACGCTCGGCCGTGCCGGTCCTGGCTTTCGCGCAAGCGCGCCGAAGTGTCGGGCTTGGCGCCGCCGGGCTGCTCGTCCTGGTGCTCACCCTCGCCGGGCTGGTCTTCGGCGGCCTGGTGACCAGGACGGTCACCGGCGCGCACAGCGACGTCGCGGAGTCGGTCAGCGGCGACGCCGTCATCTCCGGACGCGGCCTGGCCCCGGCGGTGCGTACCGACGTCGCCGCGGTGGCCGGAGTCCAGCACGTCATCGCCGAACAGTCCCTGTGGCTCACGCCCGACGCCCCGGCCGGCCAACCCGCCTCGGCACCGATCAGAACCGTCGCCGTGGATGTCAAAGCTCTGACTGCCGCCGATCCGAGCTCCCCGCTTGCGCGTCTGCTTGCCGGTTCCGGCCAGCCCGCCTACGCCTCGGCCGCAGTTCCGCACCACGCCGCAGGTCCGCCCCACGCCGCTGACAGCGCTGCCGCCACCGGCCTGAGCGTCAACACCCCGACCGGCTCCACCACGCTCGACCTTTCCGCCGTCGGCACCCTCAGCGCCACCGACCTCCGTGTCATCGCCACCGACCTCGACGGCCTGACGCCCTCCGACCCGTTCCTGGTCGTACCGCTCACCGTGGCCGCCAAGCTGACTCCCGGCGCCGACCCCGACACCCTGGTCATCGACGGTCCCGGCGTCGCCGAATCCGAGCTGCGCGCAGCGCTTCCGGCGAACATCGACTACCAGATCCAGACCCGCGCCGACCTGGCCGGCAGCCTGGATGCCAGCACCCTGACAGACTCCCTCGACCTGGTCGCCAACGCCTGCGCCGCCCTCGCGTCGGGCTTTGCCCTGCTGGCCGTCGTCCTGGAACTGCTGGCCGGCGCCCGGGCCCGCGGCGACGCGGTGTCCTTCCTGCGCACGATGGGCCTGCGCAGCCGGGCCGCGACCGGGATGCTGATCGTGCAGCTGCTGCCGCCGGCCTGCCTGGCCGCGCTGGCCGGGGTCTGTCTCGGGGTCCTGATTCCCCCGGTTCTCGGCTCGGCGCTGCGGCTGCAGGCGGTGACCGGCGGCGCGGCCGAGCCCGTG contains these protein-coding regions:
- a CDS encoding FtsX-like permease family protein; protein product: MRVRAARRELRADSALLGCLAAVITLSTLIVSAGPALVARLDDKALRQNVTTAAERGRGVTVTLSTVGLDPSAGFAAFVGQLLAPLPTWARPMLGTPAIDLATPFTDATAPGITTTGGVPPEMRVEYADPVPGGLRYVEGSAPPDGPLAAGVPAPIAASAATRDALHLTLGQVITLGQSGSTAGADSGAASVTSTGATTGASTAGTPLPPKPATARARIVGFFEPLDTTSAATTTFWYTHPWLRAPVSGQGPAVNGFSPLIQRATVLTSVPGLASVLPALVAAGPVTSTIAFPLDPVALTADRAAALSSQLGRMTDPAFEDPCAPAPRGLPRQCGPFTVTRSGLVVAADIKPTLDRFVAARAEVWVVDSFSLASLATVALITLFSAARLAVGRRERDLALHRARGATVRDLMTVRAVHGAVVTVPAALVGWLAARLVLLIGRHPVQSKGPGAAWLLAAIVIAGLVLLPALTWARSRPRPAFVDRAVARRRRLAFEGGLGILAVAAVLSLHSRGIDGLRTAGVDPQISLVPALLGAVGAVLLLRVHPVLLGACLRWARRRRSAVPVLAFAQARRSVGLGAAGLLVLVLTLAGLVFGGLVTRTVTGAHSDVAESVSGDAVISGRGLAPAVRTDVAAVAGVQHVIAEQSLWLTPDAPAGQPASAPIRTVAVDVKALTAADPSSPLARLLAGSGQPAYASAAVPHHAAGPPHAADSAAATGLSVNTPTGSTTLDLSAVGTLSATDLRVIATDLDGLTPSDPFLVVPLTVAAKLTPGADPDTLVIDGPGVAESELRAALPANIDYQIQTRADLAGSLDASTLTDSLDLVANACAALASGFALLAVVLELLAGARARGDAVSFLRTMGLRSRAATGMLIVQLLPPACLAALAGVCLGVLIPPVLGSALRLQAVTGGAAEPVLRVDFATAAALGAGMVALVLLAALIDSRLARRRKLGSVLRFDAR